CATCTTTTCGGCGGCATGCACCTTCGGCCGGCCCAGCAGTTCACGCAGGTCGTCCGCGCCCACCGCCGCTTCCGAGGACCCCGTCGCGATCTTCCGCGCGGACTTCCGGCAGACGGAACCGAGTTCGCGTTCGAGTTGCCGCACGCCGGCCTCGCGGGTGTAGCGGGTGATGATCGCGCGGATCGCGCCCTCATCGACCTCGACCTGCTCGGGGAGCAGGCCGTTCCGTCGCTTCTGCCGGGGCAGGAGGAAGCGGCGCGCGATCTCGAGCTTCTCGGCTTCCGTGTAGCCGCGGAACTCGATCGCCTCCATCCGGTCCCGCAGGGGTCCCGGGATCTGCTCGAAGACGTTCGCCGTGGCGATGAACAGCACCTCGGAGAGATCGAAGGGCACCCCGAGGTAATGGTCGACGAACGCCTCGTTCTGCGCGGGGTCGAGCACCTCCATCAGCGCGGCCGAGGGGTCGCCCTGGAAGGACACGCCCAGCTTGTCGATCTCATCGAGGAGGAACACGGGGTTCTTTGTACCCGCCCGTTTCAGCCCCTCGATGATGCGTCCGGCCATCGCGCCCACGTACGTACGCCGGTGTCCGCGGATGTCCGCCTCGTCGCGCGCCCCGCCCAGCGACACGCGGACGTACTTGCGGCCCATGGCGTCGGCGATCGAACGGGCGATGGAGGTCTTGCCCACGCCTGGCGGTCCGACGAAGAGCAGCGTCTCCCCCGCGCGGTCGTCCTCGTACCCCGGTACCGGGTCGGTCTCCGTGTCCTCCGCTTCTTCCTCGTTCCCCCCGGAGCCGTCGGGGGCCGTCGCATCCGGCTCGCCCGTCGCGTCGCCGTTCCCCGACGCCTCGGTCTCCGTGCCGTCGCCGTCCGCCTCGTCGGCCTGCGCCTCGTCGGCCTGCGCGTCGTCGGCCCCCGATTCCGCGGCTTCGCGAACCCGCGTTTCTTCCTGGAGCTTCCGGACCGCGAGGAAGTCGAGGACGCGGTCCTTGACGTCTTGAAGCCCGTAGTGGTCCCGCTCCAGGATCTCTTCGGCGCGGGCAATGTCCAGTTGCTCCTCGGTCGTCTCGGACCACGGGAGGTCCGCGACGATCTCCAGGTACGTCCGCACGACCTGAGCCTCCGCCGACTCGCGCGGGATGCGCTCGAGACGCCGGAGCTCGCGGTCGACCTCCTGGCGCGCCTCCTCCGGCAACTCGAGCGCCTCGATGCGCTCGCGGAGGTCGTTCGCCTCCTGGGAGTCGATGTCCTCGCCCAGCTCCTTCTGGATCGCCTTCATCTGCTCGCGCAGGAAGATCTCGCGCTGCCGCTCCCCCAACTCCTCCTGCACCTGCTCGCGGATCTCCTCCTGCGCCTCGAGCAGACCGATCTGCTTCTGCAGATGCACGAGAAGCGAGCGCAGCCGCGCCTCGACAGCGAGGGTCTCGAGAAGTTCCTGCTTCTGCTCGACCTCGAGTTCGGTGTAGAAGGCGACGAGGTCGGCCAGCTCGCCGGGCGCTGACACCCCGCCCAGGAGGTGATCGACGATTTCCTTCGGGACGCCGCGCAGGCGGCTGACATCCGCGGCTCTCTCATTGACCTCCTTGTAGAGAGCCGCGAAGGCCCGCTCTTCGGCGTCGAGCGGATCCATGTCGTCCATCTCGCGCGCAACGACCTCGAGGTATCCGTCGCGCTCGTGGTATTCGAGGGCGGCGGCACGAGTGTCGCCCTGGATGACCATCTGGATGCCACCGGGCACCTTCTGCATCTGCGCGATTCGGCACACGGTCCCGATGCGGTACAGGTGGTCGGGGTCCGGCCGCTCGACTTCGGCATCGAGTTGGGCGACTGCGAAAAGCAGTTTGTCCCCTGCGATCGCCCGGTCGATGGCCTTCATCGTCTTGTCCCGACCCGCGGCGATCGGCGCCGCCACGGCGGGGAACACGACCGTACCCCGGAGGGGGAGTACAGGCAGCCGGAGGCGCTTGGACTCGGTCCGGCGCCCGGCTTCCGTCTCTTCGGCCCCTTCGGCGGCGCCCGGGGCTTCGGCGCTCTCCGCTGCGGCGCTCTCCGCTGCGGCGACCTTCATCTCGTTTTCTTCGCTCATACTTGCGTAGCTCTATGTCCTCGCGCGACGTGCGCGCGCCATCCGGATTCGCGTCTTCCGGTGCAGGTTTCGGGCCCGCCGATTGCCCTCCCCGTACCCCCCCTGTCCGCCGATTTGGCGCAACGACGCTTGTAGAGGTCTGCCGATGCGGGCGGTGTGCGTCAAGACGGCAGCCATCGGCGCTTGCTTGGCGGCCGTCGGGCCCTTGCTTGGCAGCCGCGAGGGATCTTGCCATCTTTAGGGCATGGCGAAACAGGTGCTGAGTCCGGGCGGTCGCAAGACGTCGACCGCGGAGGAACGTTATTATCGGCGCGGGCTGGGTCTGAAGAAGGAGATCCAGCCGGTGATCGATTTCGAGTATGGGAGCGCCATCGTCTCCCTCATCAGGGAGCGGGACTACGAGTTGCAGGCGGGGCGGATCCTCCTGCGTCTCGCGAAGAGTTCCGGCTTCTGCTACGGCGTGGACCGCGCCGTGGACTACGCGTACGAGTCGCGCCGCAAGTTCCCGGATCGGCGGATCCTCCTCGTGGGCGAAATCATCCATAACCCGCACGTGAACCGCCGGCTCCAGGAGATGGAGATCGAGTTCCTCTATCCTTCCGACGCCGGGGAGTTCGACTTCAGCGGCGTCACCGTCGACGACGTCGTGATCATTCCGGCCTTCGGCGTGACGCTGCACGACTTCGAGGCGCTGCGGGCCCTCGACTGCATTCTCGTCGACACGACGTGCGGCTCGGTACTCAATGTCTGGAAGCGGGTGGACGGCTACGCTCGCGAGGGGTTCACCTCGGTCATCCACGGCAAGCACTGGCACGAGGAGACGCGGGCGACCAGTTCGCAGGTCCTCAAGCACGAAGACGGGAAGTTCCTCGTCGTTCGCGACATGGAGCAGGCTCAAATGGTCTGTTCGTATATCCGCGGAGAAGGGGAGCGGGCTTCCTTCATGCAGACGTTCGCGGAGTCCGTGTCCGACGGGTTCGATCCCGACCTCCACCTGGAGAAGATCGGCGTCGCCAACCAGACGACGATGCTGGCTTCCGAGTCGCTGGCCATCGCGGCGAAACTCGGCGAGGCGATCGCGGACCGCTGGGGCGGGGAGGAGATGCCGGACCGGTTCCGCAGCTTCGACACGATCTGCTCGGCGACCCAGAAGCGGCAGGACGCCGTGAAGGACATGATGCAGGATCCGCCGGACCTCATGGTCGTGATCGGAGGCTACAATTCCTCGAACACGAACCAGCTCGCCTACCTCTGCAGCCTGTACACGACGACGTACCACATCGAGGACGCCCCCTGCATCGATACCGTGCGCGGGCGCATCACCCACAAGCCGCTGGGAACCGATGAGACGGTGACGGAGGACGCCTGGCTGCCGGACGGGAACATCAGTATCGGCATCACCGCGGGCGCCTCCACGCCGAACTCGAAGCTCGGCGAGGCGGTGGAGCGCATCCTGCGCGGCGCGGGCTACGACCCTTCCGGCCTCCTGTAGCCGTCCGCCGCAGACCCCCGCGTCAGCGCCGACAGCGGTGAAGCGCCGCGCTCAGTCGCCGGCGAGGGCGGCCCGAAAACGGGCCTGGAGCAGGACCCCGTCCCGCGGCGGATAGGAGTCCGGCTCCGCGCCGAGCGCGATTTTCGCGACGCACAGCACCGGGCCTTCCTCCGCGAACAGCCTTCCCGCCAGCGCGTCGACGTCCACTCCTGCCGAGGTCGCCTCGGTTTCACCGCCGACGGTGAAGGAGGCCGGGATGCCGGCCCCGCGCGCGATCGCGGCGATGTCCGTGTTCTTCCCCGTGAGCCCCGCTTGGCGTCCGGTCTCGCCGAAAGCCTCGTTGTCGAGCACGAGGAGGGCGAGGTTGGAGGGGGCCTGGGCGGCGATCGTGGCGAGGCTCCCCACGCCCATCAGCATCTCGGCGTCCCCGGTGACCACGAGCACCCGCCGCGTCGGCCGCGCGAGGGCGACGCCGAGCCCCAGCATCGCCGCCCCGCCCATCGCGCCCCAGAAGTAGAAGTTGAGCGGCGAGTCGCCCGCCGCGTGACAATCCCACGCCGGGGAACCGAGTCCCGCGACCACGGCCGCATCGCCGCGTCGGTCAAGGATCCCGGCGACGAGCGCGCGCCGGTCCAGCGTGGCGCCCCGCATCAGTCTCCGACCACGAACGACTTGGCGCCGATGATGCGCTGGCTGACGAGCACTGCGGCGGGACGTCCGGCATCCCGCGCCCGCACGGCGGCCTCCGCAAATGTTGCCGCCACCCCGGAGGCGGACTCCGGACGGAACACGTCCACACCGAGGGCGGTGAGGAGGTCGTGCACGGCGCGCCCCACGGGGACCTGCCACGGGTTCCGCTCCTCGGCTTCGCCGCGCATGGACACGAGGAGGAGGCAGGGAATCCGGCACACATTCGGGAGTCCGAGCATGTTCACGATGTTGCCGACGCCGCTCGACTGGATGGCGACGGCCGCGAGTTCGCCGCCAAGCCACGTTCCGCAGGCGAGAGCGATCCCCTCCTCTTCCGTCGTGAGCGTGATGAGCCGGATCCCGGGGTCCGCTTCGCACAGTTCGAGGAACCTCCCCAGACCGGCGTCGGGTACCGTGGCGACGTGACGGATGCCGAGACCCGGGAGCGATCGGAAGACCTGCTCCCCCCAATCGGAGCCGTCGGAGCCGTCGGAGTCGCGCTGCGGCGACATGTCCGGGTCGTCCACTGTGCTCAACGCTCCACCTCGATCCAGGCCGGCGATTCGCGTCCCGCATTCCCTCCCGCGGAGAATATGCCGCCCCGTTCCGCCCGGAGCCATCGCGGTGTACCCTCCGTCCCGTGTTCACGAGTTCCGAAGACGGCTACGAGGCGATCCGCGAGGGCGTTCGCGGCCTGTGCGAGCGCTTTCCGGGCGAATACTGGCGGGACCGGGACCGCGAGAGCGCCTACCCGACCGCGTTCATCGAGGCGCTGACCGAGGCGGGCTATCTCGCGGCGCTCATTCCCGAGGAATACGGGGGCGCCGGACTCGACCTCAAGGCGGCGTGCGTCATCCTCGAGATGATCCAGCGCACCGGGTGCAACGGGGCCGCCTGTCACGCCCAGATGTACATCATGGGCACCCTGCTCAGGCACGGGAGCGAGGCGCAGAAGCGGCGCTACCTGCCCCGAATCGCGGCGGGAGAGTTGCGGCTGCAGGCCTTCGGGGTGAGCGAGCCGACCTGCGGCACGGACACGACCCGGATCGCGACTACCGCGGAGCGGGACGGCGACGCGTACGTGATCCACGGGCAGAAGACGTGGATCTCCCGCTCCGAACACTCCGATCTCATGCTCCTGCTCGCGCGCACGACGCCCCGCGAGGAGAGCGCGAAGCCCACGGCCGGGATGTCCGTCTTCCTGGTCGACCTGCGAAACGAAGTCGGGGCGTCCGTCACGATCCGGCCGATCGAAACGATGATCAACCACTCCACCACCGAGGTGTTCTTCGACGGGCTGCGCGTGCCGGCGGCGAACCTCATCGGCGAGGAGGGGGAAGGGTTCCGCTACATCCTCGATGGCCTGAACGCCGAGCGCGTGCTCATCGCGGCCGAGTGCGTGGGCGACGCGCGCTTCTTCGTGGAGCATGCCGCGGAATACGCGAAGGGCCGCGAGGTGTTCGGGCGCCCGATCGGGCAGAACCAGGGCATCCAGTTCCCCATCGCCGAAGCCCACATGAAGACGGAGGCGGCGGCGCTCATGGTCGAGCGGGCGGCTTCGCTGTTCGATGACGGGGCGCCGTGCGGAGCCGAGGCGAACATGGCCAAGTACCTCGCGTCGGATGCCTCGTGGGCCGCGGCCGACATGTGCATGCAGACCTACGGCGGCTTCGCCTTCTCCACCGAGTACGACATCGAACGCAAGTTTCGCGAGACCCGGCTGTACCAGATCGCGCCGATCTCCACGAATCTGATCCTGTCTCACGTGGCGACCCACGTCCTGGGTCTCCCGAAATCGTTCTGAAGCGGGGAGGATCGGAGATGGAGGGCGAGACGCCCGGCGTCGGGCGCACCGAGGAGGTCGAGGATCGGGCCTCCGCCACGCTCGCGAGCGCCATGCTCGCCACGCTGAACCGGGACCCGTCGGCCCTGGGCGATGGAGACCCGCTCCCGCCCCTGTTCCACTGGATGTACTGCCGGGAACTGGCGCAGGGCAGCCAGCTCGACGTCGACGGGCACCAGAAACGCGGCGATTTCCTGCCGGCGCTGCCGTTCTCGCGCCGGATGTGGGCCGGCGGCCGCCTGAAATTCGAAGGGACCGTCCGAGTGGGGGACGGGCTCCGCCGTCGCTCGACGGTCGTGTCTGTCACGCCCAAGGCCGGTCGAAGCGGGCCTCTCGTCCTTGTCACGGTCGAGCACCGGATCTCGGGCCACGACGGGGAGATCGTCGAGGAACAGGACCTGGTCTTTCTCGAGCGGCCCACCGAGCCGCTGGTGCTGCCGGAGGTCCCGGCCCCGAAGGACGAGATGGAGTGGTCGGAGTCCGTGACGCCGAACGCCGCCATGCTGTTCCGGTTTTCGGCGCTCACCTTCAACGCGCACCGCATCCACTACGACCGGGACTACGCGCGCGATGTGGAGATGTATCCCGACCTCGTCGTGCACGGGCCGCTCACGGCGCTGCTCCTGGCGGATCTCGCGGTCCGGCGTTCAGGGCGGCCGCTGCGAACGCTGACCTTCCGCGCCCACCGACCCATGTTCGTCGATCGGACGATTGCCCTTCAGGGACGGCGGTCGGACAACGTCGTGGGCCTGAGGGCGCTCGACGAAACGGGCGCCCTCGCAATGTCCGCGCGAGCCGCCCTGACCTAGTGTCGACGCTAGTGGCCTGAGCTTCTCACCCCTGCGGGGCGTTTCTCATCCCTACGTGGCGTTCCTCACCCCTGCAGCGCGTGTTGAAGGACGACGACACCGATCGCCGCGACCAACACGCCGCCGGCCCGCCACAGACCGGCGCCCATCCGGAGTCCCGTCTCCATCCCCTTCAGAGCGACTCCGGGCAGCAGGGCGTAGCAGGCGCCTTTCGCCAGCGCCAGCCAGCCGTAGACCGTGAGGATCGTCGGCACGCCACCCCACACGTTGTGGAAGGCGACGATGAAGGATCCGATCGTCATGGCGAGGAACGCGACCGTCAGGCTGCCCGCCGTACCCTTCGATTGCAGGTGCTCCACGAACGCCTTCCAGGCGTCCGGCTGGAGGAGGTACGAGACCCCCAGGACGATGAGGTTGATCGACACGAACACTTCTACTGCCCGCGTGAGGTCTTCCATCGGTGTCCTCCCTTCTCAGCTACGGGCCATGCATGGCCGATCCTGACCATGCCACTTTACCATCCTGCTTTACCGCTATGTTTCGGCCAGCGCCGCCACGGCGCGTTCGTTGTCCTCGAGGGTGTTGTAGAAGTGGGGGGAGAATCGAACGAGAGGTCCGCGATGGTCGACAACCACGTCG
This window of the Candidatus Palauibacter australiensis genome carries:
- a CDS encoding acyl-CoA/acyl-ACP dehydrogenase yields the protein MFTSSEDGYEAIREGVRGLCERFPGEYWRDRDRESAYPTAFIEALTEAGYLAALIPEEYGGAGLDLKAACVILEMIQRTGCNGAACHAQMYIMGTLLRHGSEAQKRRYLPRIAAGELRLQAFGVSEPTCGTDTTRIATTAERDGDAYVIHGQKTWISRSEHSDLMLLLARTTPREESAKPTAGMSVFLVDLRNEVGASVTIRPIETMINHSTTEVFFDGLRVPAANLIGEEGEGFRYILDGLNAERVLIAAECVGDARFFVEHAAEYAKGREVFGRPIGQNQGIQFPIAEAHMKTEAAALMVERAASLFDDGAPCGAEANMAKYLASDASWAAADMCMQTYGGFAFSTEYDIERKFRETRLYQIAPISTNLILSHVATHVLGLPKSF
- a CDS encoding thiamine pyrophosphate-binding protein, producing the protein MDDPDMSPQRDSDGSDGSDWGEQVFRSLPGLGIRHVATVPDAGLGRFLELCEADPGIRLITLTTEEEGIALACGTWLGGELAAVAIQSSGVGNIVNMLGLPNVCRIPCLLLVSMRGEAEERNPWQVPVGRAVHDLLTALGVDVFRPESASGVAATFAEAAVRARDAGRPAAVLVSQRIIGAKSFVVGD
- a CDS encoding 4-hydroxy-3-methylbut-2-enyl diphosphate reductase; translation: MLSPGGRKTSTAEERYYRRGLGLKKEIQPVIDFEYGSAIVSLIRERDYELQAGRILLRLAKSSGFCYGVDRAVDYAYESRRKFPDRRILLVGEIIHNPHVNRRLQEMEIEFLYPSDAGEFDFSGVTVDDVVIIPAFGVTLHDFEALRALDCILVDTTCGSVLNVWKRVDGYAREGFTSVIHGKHWHEETRATSSQVLKHEDGKFLVVRDMEQAQMVCSYIRGEGERASFMQTFAESVSDGFDPDLHLEKIGVANQTTMLASESLAIAAKLGEAIADRWGGEEMPDRFRSFDTICSATQKRQDAVKDMMQDPPDLMVVIGGYNSSNTNQLAYLCSLYTTTYHIEDAPCIDTVRGRITHKPLGTDETVTEDAWLPDGNISIGITAGASTPNSKLGEAVERILRGAGYDPSGLL
- a CDS encoding thiamine pyrophosphate-dependent enzyme translates to MRGATLDRRALVAGILDRRGDAAVVAGLGSPAWDCHAAGDSPLNFYFWGAMGGAAMLGLGVALARPTRRVLVVTGDAEMLMGVGSLATIAAQAPSNLALLVLDNEAFGETGRQAGLTGKNTDIAAIARGAGIPASFTVGGETEATSAGVDVDALAGRLFAEEGPVLCVAKIALGAEPDSYPPRDGVLLQARFRAALAGD
- a CDS encoding MaoC family dehydratase N-terminal domain-containing protein is translated as MEGETPGVGRTEEVEDRASATLASAMLATLNRDPSALGDGDPLPPLFHWMYCRELAQGSQLDVDGHQKRGDFLPALPFSRRMWAGGRLKFEGTVRVGDGLRRRSTVVSVTPKAGRSGPLVLVTVEHRISGHDGEIVEEQDLVFLERPTEPLVLPEVPAPKDEMEWSESVTPNAAMLFRFSALTFNAHRIHYDRDYARDVEMYPDLVVHGPLTALLLADLAVRRSGRPLRTLTFRAHRPMFVDRTIALQGRRSDNVVGLRALDETGALAMSARAALT